In the Periophthalmus magnuspinnatus isolate fPerMag1 chromosome 4, fPerMag1.2.pri, whole genome shotgun sequence genome, one interval contains:
- the prrg1 gene encoding transmembrane gamma-carboxyglutamic acid protein 1, which yields MGSVFLPADAAHSVLRRLRRANSMLEEMKQGNIQRECREETCTYEEAREAFENDEKTKRFWEEYVQESNPSGGLDTAGAVKSLYFIVPLLLIVVIIAIIAITVWCCHFRKHPQRSPSLGHSHHDHVLSVVSMDAWGRSYPHGDQSELSIHSSPAHGGSEPTTYRGSAADPPPSYEEAVGHTDVQIETEPPPQYDDIVNTSTTYVISSRAK from the exons ATGGGGAGTG TGTTCTTGCCAGCGGATGCAGCCCATTCGGTGCTGCGCCGACTGCGCAGGGCCAACTCCATGTTAGAGGAGATGAAGCAAGGGAACATTCAGCGGGAGTGCCGTGAGGAGACCTGCACCTATGAAGAAGCGCGGGAGGCTTTTGAGAACGATGAAAAGACG AAGCGTTTCTGGGAGGAGTATGTGCAGGAAAGTAACCCATCCGGTGGGCTGGACACAGCTGGAGCTGTCAAATCCCTGTACTTTATCGTGCCATTGCTGCTGATAGTTGTGATTATTGCTATTATTGCCATCACTGTCTGGTGCTGCCACTTTCGCAAACATCCGCAGCGCAGCCCGAGTCTGGGACATTCTCACCATGACCACGTCCTGTCAGTAGTCTCTATGGACGCTTGGGGGCGGAGTTATCCTCATGGTGACCAATCAGAACTGAGCATCCACAGTAGTCCAGCTCACGGCGGGTCAGAGCCCACCACATACAGAGGCAGCGCTGCAGACCCCCCTCCATCATATGAGGAAGCTGTGGGTCACACAGATGTTCAGATAGAGACTGAGCCGCCCCCACAGTACGATGACATTGTCAACACCAGCACTACATATGTCATCAGCAGCCGTGCAAAGTAA
- the tmem47 gene encoding transmembrane protein 47 encodes MSSSVSGTEEVRVSSLTPLKLVGLVCVFLALCLDVGALLSPAWVTADDQYYLSMWTSCWKPVSYVEWSCSSTLTTDWHIATLALLLGGAALTLFSLLVALVSLCIGSRSRCYKPVAIMLFSAVVLQVCSLVLFPIKFIETVSLRVYHEFNWGYGLAWGSTIFSFGGAILYCLNPKNYEDYY; translated from the exons ATGTCTTCGTCTGTAAGTGGCACTGAGGAGGTGCGCGTGTCTTCGCTGACGCCCCTGAAGTTGGTAGGGCTGGTGTGCGTCTTCCTCGCGCTGTGCCTGGACGTTGGGGCTTTGCTAAGTCCCGCGTGGGTCACAGCAGATGACCAGTACTACCTGTCCATGTGGACATCCTGCTGGAAGCCCGTCAGCTATGTGGAGTGGTCCTGCAGCAGCACTCTGACTACGG acTGGCACATTGCCACACTGGCCCTGCTGTTAGGAGGTGCAGCGCTCACCCTGTTCTCGCTCCTTGTCGCTCTGGTCTCTTTATGCATTGGGTCCCGGAGTCGCTGCTACAAACCCGTGGCCATCATGCTCTTCTCCGCAG TGGTGCTTCAGGTGTGCAGCTTGGTGCTCTTCCCAATCAAATTCATTGAGACTGTCAGCTTAAGAGTTTACCATGAGTTCAACTGGGGCTATGGCCTAGCTTGGGGATCCACCATCTTCTCATTTGGAGGTGCCATTCTCTACTGCCTCAATCCAAAGAATTATGAAGACTATTATTAA
- the tab3 gene encoding TGF-beta-activated kinase 1 and MAP3K7-binding protein 3 produces MAQAGSQLDFHILQDLKQRFPEIPEGVVSQCLLQNNNNLDLCCHLLAQESNRYLYGEFHHSPEEGRLSRNHMLHISLYPGNDAAKPNGGTAGVGRSLVHSTSDSHIDPQRPSYPEPLSAPATMAPSPGYNPFFINDQSRPASTPTPPPMQGISPAYSPVQRYMNPITVTLPQSIPTVPQALQIPPNHYGSSNNINFTIRPSPSQSPQPAPWSSSGAQVYQHQQSPYSTPTYGSPYSSPQHQVQPQLQPQHQQYVFLPSTSPTLPSMPYHHQQQPPQQPSVYRPYHKTSSVKNQIEIKFEGPRPRSNSPVHTQHPQGAHYMAPISSPSSPSRGVSMTGPATPAPYHPGMYLPARPRPASSPQPAQSAYTFKIKVSPGGQAQRPPSSPPVAEAESLLNIVDQGANSAAPPPILPISALPGTATSQFQHMPRRSSSGSDDYAYTQALLLHQRARMERLMKELKAERQKLEQLKADVNNMEYDALQRRFRRVNTTSLIPKPEEMTRLRTLNRKLQIDIDCTLKETDLLQSRGKFDPNAMSDFYKHIQPGPAVMPNLCKKEEELHSKPTPPAPRDEDFEGAQWNCESCTFLNHPALNRCEQCEMPRYT; encoded by the exons ATGGCGCAGGCAGGCTCTCAGCTCGACTTTCACATCCTACAGGATCTCAAGCAGCGGTTTCCAGAGATTCCCGAAGGAGTGGTTTCCCAGTGCCTTTTACAG AACAATAATAACTTGGATCTATGCTGCCATCTTCTGGCTCAAGAAAGTAACAGATATCTATATGGTGAGTTTCATCACAGTCCAGAAGAGGGCCGATTGAGCCGTAACCACATGCTTCACATTAGCCTATACCCTGGGAATGACGCAGCAAAGCCAAATGGAGGAACAGCGGGAGTTGGGCGCTCTCTTGTGCATAGCACCAGTGACAGTCACATCGATCCACAGCGGCCCAGTTACCCTGAACCACTGTCTGCACCTGCCACAATGGCTCCCTCTCCTGGCTACAATCCATTCTTTATAAATGACCAAAGTAGACCAGCTAGCACTCCGACGCCACCCCCGATGCAGGGCATATCCCCCGCTTATTCACCTGTTCAACGTTATATGAACCCTATAACAGTTACACTGCCTCAGAGTATACCCACTGTTCCCCAGGCTTTGCAAATCCCCCCTAACCACTATGGCAGTAGTAACAACATCAACTTTACTATTAGACCTTCTCCCTCACAAAGCCCACAGCCAGCTCCTTGGTCCTCATCAGGAGCACAAGTCTATCAACATCAGCAGTCTCCATACAGCACCCCTACATACGGCTCTCCTTACAGCTCTCCTCAGCATCAGGTCCAGCCTCAGCTGCAGCCCCAACACCAGCAGTATGTTTTCCTTCCTAGTACCTCCCCAACTCTTCCCAGCATGCCCTATCATCACCAGCAACAACCCCCGCAACAACCTTCTGTTTATAGGCCATACCATAAAACAAGCTCCGTCAAAAACCAGATTGAAATTAAATTTGAGGGTCCAAGACCACGCAGCAACTCTCCCGTGCATACACAGCACCCTCAGGGAGCACATTATATGGCTCCCATCTCCTCACCTAGTTCTCCTTCAAGGGGTGTCTCAATGACGGGACCTGCTACCCCTGCGCCGTATCACCCGGGGATGTATTTGCCTGCAAGGCCACGGCCTGCATCCTCACCTCAGCCGGCCCAATCGGCCTACACCTTTAAAATTAAAGTGTCTCCTGGTGGCCAGGCTCAGAGGCCACCCAGCTCTCCTCCTGTGGCTGAAGCAGAGTCTCTTCTCAACATAGTAGATCAAGGTGCGAACAGTGCAGCTCCACCACCTATCCTCCCAATCTCTGCTTTACCTGGGACTGCCACCAGCCAGTTTCAACACATGCCGCGGCGCTCAAGCTCAGGGTCTGACGATTATGCTTACACCCAAG CACTGCTACTCCATCAGCGAGCCAGAATGGAGCGTCTAATGAAGGAGCTGAAAGCTGAACGACAGAAACTTGAACAACTGAAGGCTGATGTCAACAACATGGAATATGACGCACTTCAAAGACGCTTTCGACGTGTCAACACCACTAGTCTAATTCCAAAA CCTGAAGAAATGACCCGATTGAGGACATTGAACAGAAAGCTTCAGATTGATATTGACTGTACCCTAAAAGAGACGGATTTACTGCAATCTAGAG GAAAATTTGACCCAAATGCAATGAGTGACTTTTACAAACATATTCAGCCTGGCCCAGCTGTGATGCCCAACCTTTGCAAGAAAG AAGAAGAGCTGCACTCTAAGCCAACACCACCGGCCCCAAGGGATGAGGACTTTGAAGGAGCTCAGTGGAATTGTGAGAGTTGCACTTTTCTCAACCACCCTGCTCTTAATCGCTGTGAACAATGTGAGATGCCCCGCTACACCTGA
- the ccdc181 gene encoding coiled-coil domain-containing protein 181: MNEVVCSKSQEEYEDDFEKDLDWLISEEGRSEDQGPNYDDIEAEIDKELEDEHTHTVKHKDVKRREERTDSKILELDDEDRWPSPMDPLEYDSDRDSPSKSSDLALPPPEFDEQTEEEKKYILDKIQQANRELQDQEAPDMTRRRRLHFKETLVDLVVPPMHFEKDTGKNEELEGNNISNTKDIQAESEVSGKLSELKLSPREDRLSNAGLRMTEESKEEANEGRVLIEKDGKFDLVSIKDVESQGLLPPILSNDSTHSLLSISSKRQSASFSPRSFANHSSSKKEDKRCTPKPPSQPRIRPSSASYGLRTSQARGTKRRVQSATGMSSQTTFMLSPQQKEMLLRIQEKKERLAREAEEKKHKEEEQKRQENELAFKAWLMRKREQILEEKRVQRAQEMERMNCKKDTVDPEEAFQHWLQRKQEQQQKEKQLVELKRLEEDTSYLLRSREDCEHAFRRWLRRKRLERQAERQAAREHSRRLVLEERQARRMKDLMCTVNDAKPFRFNEQLAYRF, encoded by the exons ATGAATGAAGTGGTTTGCTCCAAGTCACAAGAGGAGTACGAGGATGACTTTGAGAAGGACCTGGACTGGCTTATCAGTGAAGAGGGCCGAAGTGAGGATCAG GGGCCAAATTATGATGACATCGAGGCGGAAATAGACAAAGAACTAGAAGATGAACATACCcacacagtgaaacataaaGACGTGAAACGGAGGGAGGAAAGGACAGATAGCAAAATACTAGAGTTAGATGATGAGGACCGATGGCCTTCACCTATGGACCCTCTAGAATATGACTCAGATAGAGACAGCCCCAGTAAGTCCTCAGATTTGGCTCTCCCTCCTCCAGAGTTTGAtgaacagacagaggaggagaagaagtaTATATTAGATAAAATACAACAAGCAAACCGTGAACTTCAGGACCAAGAAGCCCCTGATATGACACGACGTCGACGGCTGCATTTTAAAGAGACACTGGTTGATTTGGTTGTACCCCCCATGCATTTTGAGAAAGACACTGGGAAAAATGAAGAGTTGGAAGGGAACAATATCAGTAATACCAAAGACATACAAGCAGAGAGTGAAGTGTCTGGAAAGTTATCTGAGCTAAAACTGTCACCACGAGAGGACAGACTGTCAAATGCAGGTCTGAGAATGACTGAAGAGAGTAAGGAGGAGGCGAATGAGGGGAGAGTGCTTATTGAAAAAGATGGAAAATTTGATCTGGTTAGTATAAAAGATGTAGAAAGTCAAGGACTCCTTCCTCCCATTTTAAGCAATGACAGTACACATTCTCTGTTAAGCATCTCTAGTAAGAGACAGTCTGCTTCCTTCTCCCCGCGATCATTTGCCAATCACTCCTCATCCAAAAAAGAAGATAAAAGGTGCACTCCCAAGCCTCCGTCTCAGCCCCGGATTAGGCCCAGTTCAGCCAGTTATGGTCTAAGAACAAGCCAAGCCCGAGGAACCAAGCGACGAGTCCAGTCTGCAACAGGGATGTCCAGCCAGACCACATTCATGTTATCGCCTCAGCAAAAAGAGATGCTGCTCAGAATccaggagaaaaaggagagactcgccagagag GCAGAGGAGAAAAAACACAAGGAAGAAGAGCagaaaagacaagaaaatgaaCTGGCATTCAAAGCCTGGCTcatgaggaagagagagcagaTACTGGAAGAAAAACGGGTGCAACGAGCACAGGAAATGGAGAGGATGAATTGTAAG AAAGACACAGTTGACCCAGAGGAAGCCTTCCAACACTGGCTGCAGAGaaagcaggagcagcagcagaaagAGAAGCAGCTGGTAGAGCTGAAGAGGTTGGAGGAGGACACTAGTTACCTCCTGCGCAGCCGTGAAGACTGTGAGCATGCATTCAGGCG GTGGCTGAGGAGGAAACGTTTAGAGAGGCAGGCAGAGCGGCAGGCTGCTCGGGAACACTCCCGGAGGTTAGTGTTAGAGGAAAGACAAGCTCGCCGCATGAAGGACCTCATGTGTACTGTCAATGATGCCAAGCCTTTTAGATTCAATGAACAGTTGGCATACCGCTTCTGA
- the cpox gene encoding oxygen-dependent coproporphyrinogen-III oxidase, mitochondrial — protein sequence MATIVLCKTAQIAVGRCAGAHFKSLACLSGRLSSTHSVPCTLLPGARWFSRGTGVRLMSYGTTGKSAASRLGRRALAFGGAAVVSAAVAGLVANASHFQRAEMATSVVPVPEVREQKEDIQERCRGFMSPPVTDVNVLQRRKEEMRTRMEMLIMETQAEFCRALEEVDGGKFKVDRWERSEGGGGISCVMQDGKVFEKAGVNVSVVSGNLTEEAARQMRSRGKVLKGKDGKLPFVAMGVSSVIHPKNPHIPTVHFNYRYFEVEEEDGSKQWWFGGGTDLTPVYINKEDALHFHKTLKNACDKHHSQHYTNFKKWCDRYFYIRHRGETRGIGGIFFDDLDSPSQEEVFSFVKSCARTVVPCYLPIVYKHLNDSFTQAEKDWQQVRRGRYVEFNLVYDRGVKFGLATPGSRIESILMSLPLTARWEYMHEPAKGTREAEMLEVLRNPKDWV from the exons ATGGCCACCATTGTCCTCTGCAAAACAGCACAGATTGCGGTAGGGCGGTGTGCAGGCGCTCACTTCAAGAGCTTAGCTTGTTTAAGTGGACGGCTATCCTCCACTCACAGTGTCCCGTGCACTTTGCTTCCGGGAGCGAGATGGTTTTCCAGAGGCACTGGTGTTCGGCTAATGTCCTATGGGACCACGGGCAAATCAGCGGCCAGCCGACTCGGGAGGAGAGCTCTGGCATTCGGCGGAGCCGCTGTGGTCTCAGCTGCTGTAGCGGGTCTTGTAGCCAACGCAAGCCACTTCCAGCGGGCTGAAATGGCAACGAGTGTCGTTCCTGTGCCAGAGGTGCGGGAGCAGAAGGAAGACATCCAGGAGAGATGCAGGGGGTTCATGTCTCCACCAGTGACCGACGTGAATGTGCTGCAGAGAAGAAAGGAAGAGATGCGAACCAGGATGGAGATGCTGATTATGGAGACACAGGCCGAATTTTGTAGAGCTCTGGAGGAGGTGGACGGTGGCAAGTTTAAAGTGGACCGCTGGGAAAGGAGTGAAG GTGGTGGAGGAATTAGTTGTGTGATGCAGGATGGGAAGGTGTTTGAGAAAGCTGGTGTCAATGTCTCAGTGGTGTCTGGAAACCTGACAGAAGAAGCAGCCCGTCAGATGAGGAGCAGGGGTAAAGTCCTCAAAGGCAAAGATG GTAAATTGCCATTTGTTGCCATGGGCGTGAGCTCTGTCATCCACCCCAAAAATCCCCATATACCCACAGTACACTTCAACTACAGATACTTTGAGGTTGAAGAAGAAGATG GTTCCAAGCAGTGGTGGTTCGGAGGAGGCACTGACCTAACTCCAGTTTATATAAACAAAGAAGATGCCCTTCATTTCCACAAAACCTTAAAGAACGCTTGTGATAAACATCATTCACAGCATTACACCAACTTCAAAAAATG gtgTGACCGATACTTCTATAtacggcacagaggagagactCGTGGTATTGGGGGGATCTTCTTCGATGACTTGGACTCCCCTAGTCAAGAGGAGGTGTTCAGCTTTGTAAAGAGCTGCGCCCGTACTGTGGTGCCATGTTATCTGCCCATTGTTTACAAACACCTGAATGACTCTTTTACACAAGCAGAGAAAGACTGGCAGCAAGTGCGTAGAGGAAG ATATGTTGAATTTAATCTGGTATATGACAGAGGTGTGAAGTTTGGATTGGCGACACCAGGCTCCAGAATAGAGAGCATCCTTATGTCCCTTCCTCTTACTGCCAG ATGGGAGTACATGCACGAGCCTGCCAAAGGGACCCGTGAGGCTGAAATGCTGGAGGTTTTACGAAACCCAAAGGATTGGGTGTGA